One genomic window of Polyangium aurulentum includes the following:
- a CDS encoding SCO family protein, translating to MRGKAHRMVVVVALLGALGIAGACKRPTEERAPSGRATDAPAGAEVRVAPVEGLRIPDEALVDQDGNAVRLRDLMAGRVVAVNFVFTTCTTVCSPMTAVFRRVQDGLGNSMEREVRLVSISLDPATDTPERLKRYADNFGRRAGWTFLTGERERVLRVLRALGGYAAVKEEHTPVTLIGRADEGRWRRVHGIAPPDRLLAEIRGAAPRGAIAVEAAGR from the coding sequence GTGAGGGGCAAAGCGCACCGCATGGTGGTGGTCGTCGCCCTCCTCGGAGCGCTGGGCATTGCGGGCGCCTGCAAGCGCCCGACGGAGGAGAGGGCGCCGAGCGGACGCGCGACCGATGCGCCTGCAGGGGCCGAGGTGCGCGTCGCGCCGGTCGAGGGGTTGCGGATCCCCGACGAGGCGCTGGTGGATCAAGACGGCAATGCCGTACGCCTGCGCGACTTGATGGCCGGACGCGTGGTGGCCGTGAATTTCGTCTTCACCACCTGCACGACCGTATGCTCGCCGATGACGGCGGTCTTCCGGCGGGTGCAGGACGGGCTCGGCAATTCGATGGAGCGCGAGGTTCGCCTGGTCTCGATCTCGCTCGACCCGGCCACGGACACGCCCGAGCGGCTGAAGCGCTATGCCGACAATTTCGGGCGCCGCGCGGGCTGGACCTTTTTGACGGGCGAGCGCGAGCGGGTGCTGCGGGTGCTGCGGGCGCTCGGGGGATATGCGGCCGTCAAGGAAGAGCACACGCCCGTGACCCTCATCGGGCGCGCCGACGAGGGGCGCTGGAGGCGGGTCCACGGAATCGCGCCCCCCGACCGCCTCCTGGCCGAGATTCGGGGCGCTGCGCCGCGCGGCGCGATTGCGGTGGAGGCCGCAGGACGGTGA
- a CDS encoding SCO family protein, whose protein sequence is MRSRWTSCALALFCALAPAGGATAEENRGKTPTADEAAARYFTDTELVDQGGKPRHFYSDLLRGKKVLINFGFTSCKGVCPTMTANLARVQKLLGARVGSEIVMITLSVDPVNDTPAVLDRFAKKFGVGPGWYFLTGTPGDVKTVLGRVGGLVKKPEEHSAVLLVGDLKTGFWVKSLATARPEDIVYLVDHLNDEKTARAP, encoded by the coding sequence ATGAGGTCTCGCTGGACCTCGTGCGCCCTTGCGCTCTTCTGCGCGCTCGCCCCCGCCGGGGGCGCGACGGCGGAGGAGAATCGGGGGAAAACGCCGACCGCGGACGAGGCGGCGGCCCGTTATTTCACGGACACCGAGCTCGTCGATCAGGGCGGCAAGCCGCGCCATTTCTACAGCGATCTGCTGCGCGGCAAGAAGGTGCTCATCAATTTCGGCTTCACCTCGTGCAAGGGCGTCTGCCCCACGATGACGGCGAACCTCGCGCGGGTGCAGAAGCTGCTCGGTGCCCGCGTGGGCAGCGAGATCGTGATGATCACCCTCTCCGTGGATCCGGTGAACGACACCCCCGCCGTGCTCGATCGATTCGCGAAGAAGTTCGGGGTGGGGCCGGGCTGGTATTTCCTGACCGGGACGCCCGGGGACGTGAAGACCGTGCTCGGGCGCGTCGGCGGGCTGGTGAAGAAGCCCGAGGAGCACTCCGCTGTGCTGCTCGTCGGTGACCTGAAGACGGGTTTTTGGGTGAAGAGCCTGGCCACGGCGCGGCCCGAGGATATCGTATATCTGGTCGATCACCTGAACGACGAGAAGACGGCGAGGGCGCCGTGA
- a CDS encoding YncE family protein codes for MPRNATSHRHAGARRRAVFGAALLLAASAPACRRQATDPEGGGQPGSPSPAPATAVRVERAGLSIAFELRPHDGAPLAAGVDAEAVFTIRDAATGAPVRNLRPFAWMWRRRGDAAPDEAACKAQIKTYLGGALTAQAEVDMNGYLLWSLGDEKSISIINPQIAFRRTKLQRVVQLPGKPFEAVLGPEGRGVYVSIPETDEVVVIDADRHDITAQIPVGDQPSRITASPDGRHVWVSNDGDGSVSVIDARENQVLKTISAGEGSLSIAFTDAGRKAWIASRAASAVAVVDAASLEVQDRIEIGEGATAIDASDKARAVMVGRGARGEVVVLDAERRRISARLALGPSIGAVRFAPDGRFAFALGRASGEVSIIDAATSRVAHKLRGLAAPDALTFTDAYAYVRHGDEGKVSLIELNGLAKRSPPAVIDITVGQTAPSSAGVFEAGSPMVPMPEGRGALIANPADKMFYVYTEGMMAPIGSLPSHGHVPRSLLFVDRTLREKEPGVYATSVRVDRSGIHDLALLIDDPRTSVCLEQRILPSDGEVLDPGERMQFEPLFDTRAHLEAGKPASLRFRVRDVGSTEPLRDVDIEALVFRDPVGFSARPAPRAVEGGDVYEVTFTPPSPGRYRFLLGVPSRGVRLGAVPTLSLGVEEAGVARTAGAKTKKEGALQ; via the coding sequence ATGCCCCGGAATGCAACATCTCACCGTCATGCGGGTGCCAGGAGGCGCGCGGTCTTTGGCGCCGCGCTCCTCCTCGCGGCGTCCGCGCCAGCCTGCCGTCGCCAGGCCACGGACCCGGAGGGCGGAGGGCAGCCGGGCTCTCCGTCCCCCGCGCCCGCGACCGCGGTGCGCGTCGAGCGCGCCGGGCTCTCCATCGCATTCGAGCTGCGCCCGCACGACGGCGCGCCCCTCGCGGCGGGCGTCGACGCGGAGGCCGTGTTCACCATTCGCGACGCGGCGACCGGCGCGCCCGTGCGAAACCTCCGTCCCTTTGCCTGGATGTGGCGCCGCCGCGGTGACGCCGCCCCCGACGAGGCCGCGTGCAAGGCGCAGATCAAGACCTACCTCGGCGGCGCCCTCACGGCGCAGGCGGAGGTGGATATGAACGGCTATCTTCTGTGGTCGCTGGGCGACGAAAAATCGATATCCATCATCAACCCGCAGATCGCTTTTCGCAGGACCAAGCTCCAGCGCGTCGTCCAGCTCCCGGGAAAACCCTTCGAGGCCGTGCTCGGCCCCGAGGGGCGAGGCGTCTACGTGTCGATCCCCGAGACCGACGAGGTGGTCGTGATCGACGCCGACCGACACGACATCACCGCGCAGATCCCGGTCGGCGATCAACCCTCGCGAATTACGGCCTCTCCAGACGGGCGGCACGTCTGGGTGAGCAATGACGGCGACGGCTCGGTGAGCGTCATCGACGCCCGAGAAAACCAGGTGCTGAAGACGATCTCCGCGGGCGAGGGGAGCCTCTCGATCGCATTCACCGATGCGGGGCGCAAGGCGTGGATTGCGAGCCGCGCGGCCAGCGCCGTCGCGGTGGTCGACGCGGCCTCGCTCGAGGTGCAGGACAGAATCGAGATCGGCGAGGGCGCCACTGCAATCGACGCGAGCGACAAGGCGCGCGCCGTGATGGTCGGGCGCGGGGCGCGCGGCGAGGTCGTTGTCCTCGACGCCGAGCGCCGGCGGATCTCGGCACGCCTCGCGCTCGGGCCGAGCATTGGCGCGGTCCGCTTCGCGCCCGACGGCCGATTCGCCTTCGCGCTCGGCCGCGCCTCCGGGGAGGTGAGCATCATCGACGCCGCGACCTCGCGCGTCGCGCACAAGCTCCGCGGCCTCGCCGCGCCCGACGCGCTGACCTTCACCGACGCTTATGCCTACGTGCGGCACGGCGACGAGGGCAAGGTCTCGCTCATCGAGCTCAACGGGCTCGCCAAGCGGTCGCCACCCGCAGTCATCGATATCACGGTTGGACAAACTGCGCCGTCGAGCGCGGGCGTATTCGAGGCGGGCTCGCCCATGGTGCCCATGCCCGAGGGGCGTGGCGCGCTGATCGCAAACCCGGCGGACAAGATGTTTTACGTGTACACCGAGGGCATGATGGCGCCGATCGGGAGCCTGCCGAGCCATGGCCACGTCCCGCGCTCGTTGCTCTTCGTGGATCGCACGCTGCGCGAGAAGGAGCCGGGCGTCTATGCGACGAGCGTGCGCGTCGATCGGAGCGGAATCCACGACCTCGCGCTGCTCATCGACGATCCGCGGACGAGCGTGTGCCTCGAGCAGCGTATCCTGCCCTCGGACGGCGAGGTGCTCGATCCAGGCGAGCGAATGCAATTCGAGCCGCTCTTCGACACGCGCGCGCACCTCGAGGCCGGCAAACCCGCGAGCTTGCGCTTCCGGGTGCGGGACGTGGGCTCGACCGAGCCCTTGCGCGACGTCGATATCGAGGCGCTCGTTTTCCGCGATCCGGTCGGCTTCTCGGCGCGCCCCGCGCCCAGGGCGGTCGAGGGTGGGGACGTGTACGAGGTGACCTTCACGCCGCCCTCGCCCGGACGTTATCGATTTCTGCTCGGCGTGCCCTCGCGGGGCGTGAGGCTCGGCGCCGTTCCCACCCTGTCGCTGGGCGTCGAGGAGGCTGGCGTGGCGAGGACGGCAGGCGCGAAGACCAAGAAAGAAGGAGCGCTGCAATGA
- a CDS encoding multicopper oxidase domain-containing protein, which translates to MSTSGASDPGDAGSVTQVEQAVGSGRTVTARVVALDQPYVYNRFGSFNPVGMIYALERDVEPIDPARGLSPGNVRLRHGKRPRPLVLRANVGDKLVISFTNLLTPSPRHSSTTATRRASVHVDGLQIKSIDALGGNVGKNPSSLANPGETRVYELFADREGTFLMHSAGALSGGQGDAGQRGLGLFGAVNVEPPGSVWFRSQVTAAELAAASGPVPNPDGTPRINYDAEMNGVPILHMLHPGTHEIIRGDLTAIITGVTTTEAGTTVSVNEGSFRELTECFHDEIEAVQAFKELDADPTLQSVRDAFAINYGASGMGAEILANRKRIGPSKDCVECKFEEFFLTSWANGDPAMNVDRDANGNAVEVLFPDDPSNVHHSYLSDPVRIRNVHVGKETHVFHLHGHQWFREPGNEDATLLDSQSIGPGAGFTYNINFGSGNRSLSIGDAIFHCHLYPHFAQGMWGLWRVHDVFENGGKDRNLPDGEIADGTPTPAVVPIPGRAMPPMPTYAPQTVTLPDGKTATRPAMPGYPHYMGAIAGHRPSQPPLDMDHDGGLPRHLVANVPPGGAIFGERGEFDVEITRADIKLLPENGTGAEQQAILFHAGGFPGAAPAVTRYGFPAKSYPAFTPEGAPARFLVNGQPPKPGAPYADPCPAGIPERKFRIAYVQTDGVVNKAGWHDPQMRIKVLEQDIEATLKRTRPLEPLFIRAHSGDCVITSATNLLPANLEEDDFQIFTPTDIIGEHVHLVKFDLTSSDGAANGFNYEDGTFAAEEVVALIEAANQNGGAFVADGSLTPKGTRVQLAPSKHPRIAIAPLGTQSTLQRWWADPLPNAYGKDRAVRTAFAHDHMSPSSHQHHGLYSALVVEPAGTTWRDPATGQLFGTRADGGPTSFRADILYPGDVRLNHREFNLAIADFAIVYDAQNNPVNPPTAMEAPLPIAVKHAKEPSPEAISERDPGTQLFNYRNEPIPLRIGERDRNGFFVQRNGAAGQMENVFLSSIHGDPFTPILEAYALDRVRINLIQGAQEEQHVFSVHGTKWHIEPLDPDSGYVNSQGLGISEHFEFVLKEPKPASPGDSVDHLYQSAPTENLWDGLWGLLRVYRHNVNGLLPLPGNPAPFTPVIGPPTCPANAPVRSYTVHAVLARDLLPEKRLVYNPKFKLYDPDGMLFVKEEHLEELKSGLRRPEPLVLRAAAGDCIKVTLVNDLPQVLPKTPHWNYNTPLIDGFNTNQVASSNHVSLHPQLVAYDVDDSDGANVGRNSKQTVPPKGKRTYTWYAGEVIGKPGTKEILSATPIEFGSCNLRDMADVVNHGMHGAIGALIVEPQGASWTPDAGTEAQANVSFKDAKGVAQSFRELVVVYQDEVGMHSDDPRFQCADRDLNCGTAIRNIFGEDDAEDSGHKAFNYRSEPIWARLGVRPEAPPDVLNALEQGDVLSSVVHGDPATPVFSAKARMPLRIRVLQPSGHARQHAFNLWGAEWPWNPWAEGSKSTVIGPPNPDTFVISTQSVHSAMRSWNILPIGGAGGPAAVPGDYLYRDHPSFQFTDGLWGILRVTP; encoded by the coding sequence GTGTCGACCTCGGGGGCTTCGGACCCCGGCGACGCCGGCAGCGTGACGCAGGTCGAGCAGGCCGTCGGCAGCGGCAGGACCGTGACGGCCCGCGTCGTCGCCCTCGATCAACCTTATGTCTACAATCGGTTTGGCTCGTTCAATCCAGTCGGCATGATTTACGCGCTCGAGCGCGACGTCGAGCCGATCGACCCGGCGCGCGGCCTCTCCCCCGGCAATGTCCGCCTGCGCCACGGAAAGCGTCCGCGGCCTCTCGTGCTGCGCGCCAACGTCGGAGACAAGCTGGTCATTTCATTCACGAACCTGCTCACCCCGTCGCCGCGGCACTCGTCGACGACGGCGACGCGGCGCGCGTCGGTCCATGTCGACGGGCTGCAGATCAAATCCATCGACGCGCTCGGCGGCAACGTCGGCAAGAACCCGAGCTCCCTCGCCAATCCAGGCGAGACCCGCGTCTACGAGCTGTTCGCCGATCGCGAAGGGACATTTCTCATGCACAGCGCGGGCGCGCTGAGCGGTGGGCAGGGCGACGCCGGGCAGCGCGGGCTCGGGCTCTTCGGCGCGGTCAACGTCGAGCCGCCGGGGTCGGTGTGGTTTCGCTCGCAGGTCACGGCCGCCGAGCTCGCGGCCGCCTCAGGGCCCGTACCGAACCCCGACGGCACGCCGCGCATCAACTACGACGCCGAGATGAACGGCGTCCCCATTCTCCACATGCTCCACCCGGGCACGCACGAGATCATCCGCGGCGACCTCACCGCGATCATCACCGGGGTGACGACGACGGAGGCAGGCACGACCGTATCGGTGAACGAGGGAAGTTTTCGCGAGCTCACCGAGTGCTTCCACGACGAGATCGAGGCGGTGCAGGCGTTCAAAGAACTCGACGCCGACCCGACGCTCCAGAGCGTTCGCGACGCTTTCGCCATCAACTACGGCGCCTCCGGCATGGGCGCCGAGATCCTCGCCAATCGCAAGCGGATCGGCCCGTCGAAGGATTGCGTCGAGTGCAAATTCGAGGAGTTCTTCCTGACGTCGTGGGCGAACGGCGATCCGGCGATGAACGTCGACCGGGACGCCAATGGCAACGCCGTGGAGGTGCTCTTCCCGGACGACCCGTCGAACGTTCATCACAGCTACCTGAGCGATCCCGTCCGCATCCGTAACGTCCACGTGGGGAAGGAGACGCATGTCTTCCACCTCCACGGACACCAGTGGTTCCGCGAGCCCGGCAACGAGGACGCGACGCTCCTCGACTCGCAGAGCATCGGCCCGGGCGCGGGCTTCACCTACAACATCAACTTCGGCAGCGGAAACCGGAGCCTGTCGATCGGTGACGCCATCTTCCATTGCCACCTCTATCCCCATTTCGCGCAGGGCATGTGGGGGCTATGGCGCGTCCACGACGTCTTCGAGAACGGAGGGAAGGACCGCAACCTGCCGGACGGCGAGATTGCCGATGGGACACCGACGCCTGCCGTGGTGCCCATCCCCGGGCGAGCGATGCCGCCCATGCCGACCTACGCGCCGCAGACGGTCACGCTCCCCGACGGAAAGACCGCCACGCGCCCGGCCATGCCCGGATATCCTCATTACATGGGTGCGATCGCCGGGCACCGGCCCTCGCAGCCTCCGCTCGACATGGATCACGACGGCGGTCTGCCGCGCCACCTCGTCGCGAACGTGCCGCCAGGGGGCGCGATCTTCGGCGAGCGCGGCGAGTTCGACGTCGAGATCACGCGCGCGGACATCAAGCTCTTGCCCGAGAATGGCACCGGCGCCGAGCAGCAGGCGATCCTGTTCCACGCGGGCGGTTTCCCCGGCGCGGCGCCCGCCGTCACCCGCTACGGCTTTCCCGCCAAGAGCTATCCCGCATTCACCCCCGAGGGCGCCCCGGCGCGGTTCCTCGTCAATGGCCAGCCGCCAAAGCCAGGCGCGCCTTACGCCGATCCCTGCCCGGCTGGCATCCCGGAGCGCAAGTTCCGCATCGCCTACGTCCAGACGGACGGCGTCGTGAACAAGGCCGGCTGGCACGATCCGCAGATGCGCATCAAGGTCCTCGAGCAGGACATCGAGGCCACCCTGAAGCGCACGAGGCCGCTCGAGCCGCTCTTCATTCGCGCGCATTCGGGCGACTGCGTGATCACGAGCGCGACGAACCTCCTCCCGGCGAATCTCGAGGAGGACGACTTCCAGATCTTCACGCCGACGGACATCATCGGGGAGCACGTCCACCTCGTCAAATTCGACCTCACCTCGTCGGACGGCGCCGCCAACGGCTTCAATTACGAGGACGGCACCTTCGCCGCGGAGGAGGTGGTGGCGCTCATCGAGGCGGCCAATCAGAACGGCGGCGCATTCGTCGCCGACGGCTCGTTGACGCCGAAAGGCACGCGCGTCCAGCTCGCGCCCTCGAAGCACCCGCGCATCGCGATCGCGCCGCTCGGAACGCAGAGCACGCTGCAGCGCTGGTGGGCCGACCCGCTGCCCAACGCATATGGAAAGGATCGCGCGGTCCGCACGGCATTCGCGCACGATCACATGTCGCCCTCCTCGCACCAGCACCACGGCCTCTACTCGGCCCTCGTCGTCGAGCCTGCGGGCACGACCTGGCGCGACCCCGCGACCGGGCAGCTCTTCGGCACGCGCGCGGACGGAGGCCCGACGAGCTTCCGCGCCGATATCCTCTACCCCGGGGACGTGAGGCTGAACCACCGCGAGTTCAACCTGGCCATCGCCGATTTCGCCATCGTCTACGACGCTCAGAACAACCCGGTGAACCCGCCGACGGCGATGGAGGCGCCGCTGCCCATCGCGGTCAAACACGCCAAGGAGCCCTCCCCGGAGGCCATCTCCGAGCGGGACCCGGGCACGCAGCTCTTCAACTATCGCAACGAGCCGATCCCGCTCCGCATCGGCGAGCGTGACCGGAACGGCTTCTTCGTTCAGCGCAATGGCGCCGCCGGCCAGATGGAGAACGTCTTCCTGTCATCGATCCACGGCGATCCGTTCACGCCCATCCTCGAGGCCTACGCGCTGGATCGGGTGCGGATCAATCTGATCCAGGGAGCGCAGGAGGAGCAGCACGTCTTTTCGGTCCACGGCACCAAATGGCACATCGAGCCCCTCGATCCGGATAGCGGATACGTGAACAGCCAGGGGCTCGGCATCTCGGAGCACTTCGAGTTCGTCCTGAAGGAGCCGAAACCTGCGAGCCCTGGGGACAGCGTCGATCACCTCTATCAGAGCGCGCCGACCGAGAACCTCTGGGATGGGCTCTGGGGCCTGTTGCGCGTCTACCGGCACAACGTGAATGGCCTCTTGCCCCTGCCCGGCAATCCGGCGCCGTTCACGCCCGTCATCGGGCCGCCCACCTGCCCGGCCAATGCGCCGGTGCGCAGCTACACGGTCCACGCCGTCCTCGCGCGCGACCTGCTGCCCGAGAAGCGCCTCGTCTACAATCCGAAGTTCAAGCTCTACGATCCGGACGGCATGCTCTTCGTGAAGGAAGAGCACCTGGAAGAATTGAAGAGCGGCCTGCGCAGGCCCGAGCCGCTCGTCCTGCGCGCAGCGGCCGGCGATTGCATCAAGGTGACGCTCGTCAACGATCTGCCGCAGGTCCTGCCGAAGACGCCGCACTGGAATTACAACACGCCGCTCATCGATGGCTTCAACACGAACCAGGTGGCCTCGTCGAACCACGTCAGCCTCCACCCGCAGCTCGTGGCCTACGACGTGGACGACAGCGACGGGGCGAACGTCGGCAGGAACTCGAAGCAGACCGTGCCTCCCAAGGGGAAGCGCACCTACACCTGGTACGCAGGCGAGGTCATCGGTAAACCCGGCACGAAGGAGATCCTCTCCGCCACGCCCATCGAATTCGGGTCCTGCAACCTGCGCGACATGGCGGACGTGGTCAATCACGGCATGCACGGCGCGATCGGCGCGCTCATCGTCGAGCCGCAGGGCGCGAGCTGGACGCCCGACGCGGGCACCGAGGCGCAGGCCAACGTCAGCTTCAAGGACGCGAAGGGCGTGGCGCAATCCTTCCGCGAGCTCGTGGTCGTCTATCAGGACGAGGTCGGCATGCACTCGGACGATCCGCGCTTCCAGTGCGCGGACCGCGACCTCAATTGCGGCACGGCGATCCGGAACATCTTCGGGGAAGACGACGCCGAGGACTCGGGGCACAAGGCGTTCAACTATCGCTCCGAGCCGATATGGGCGCGCCTCGGCGTGCGGCCCGAGGCGCCGCCCGACGTCCTCAACGCGCTGGAGCAGGGCGACGTCCTCAGCTCGGTCGTCCACGGCGATCCGGCCACGCCGGTGTTCTCCGCCAAGGCCAGGATGCCGCTCCGCATTCGTGTGTTGCAGCCCTCTGGGCACGCGCGACAGCATGCGTTCAACCTCTGGGGCGCCGAGTGGCCCTGGAATCCCTGGGCCGAGGGCAGCAAATCGACCGTGATCGGGCCGCCCAACCCGGATACGTTCGTCATTTCCACGCAGAGCGTTCACTCCGCCATGCGGTCGTGGAACATCTTGCCCATCGGCGGCGCAGGCGGCCCTGCGGCCGTCCCCGGCGATTACCTGTACCGCGACCACCCGAGCTTTCAATTCACGGACGGGCTCTGGGGTATATTACGGGTGACGCCATGA
- a CDS encoding lysyl oxidase family protein, translating into MQSRRFLPLCLLPALYALAPACSADLSEMSITDPSVTMPPHVLPGDAVPVTVKAKNDGQATWSTGEVMLGLVGGQGFSGELKLAEDVEPGATGTFTGTLTAPPRTGLFQLGFEARYDGQPFGGVLPAPQTEVTCSDGVYCNGAERFVAGACVAGPNPCDDSADCTTDACDEATDTCSHQLGAGCAKCVSDCTPDCTGKVCGDNGCGGSCGTCAQGEGCASAAGVCKAANQPGSCADPLPLLPAGTPLVGVHTIQGDTTNGLHQVVPTCNSTSTAVELVYTFEVTEKVGIEARVSGYDTVLHLRKTCLDDGPTATVGCSDDASPPGEYGSRVDAALEPGTYFLIVDGFDASQFGPFEMQVKITPNGCVPHCDGLYCGDDDGCGGDCGQCGAGFACAGGRCRPDPCTPDCKGKQCGDDGCGGECGTCAEGSLCVPATAKCQVFADCNHEQPACDPPCGAGEFCGVDCSCHAADAKMPDLVIDEQRLANEILFDSLDVTESSCAFIEQCVGGTGTRKLLRFSVEAKNQGQATLTVPPPPERPDLFIFSPCHGHYHFSGFASYALLDKEGKEIVTGRKQAYCMEDTQQIAFGPNVGCDKVYSCEDQGIQAGWSDLYGNTLDCQWLDITDVPPGDYSIRVVLNPGRTFEEVSLDNNTATVPVKIE; encoded by the coding sequence ATGCAATCCCGACGGTTCCTGCCGCTCTGCTTGCTCCCCGCGCTGTATGCGCTCGCCCCCGCCTGCTCGGCGGACCTTTCCGAGATGTCGATCACCGATCCGTCGGTGACCATGCCGCCGCATGTCCTGCCGGGCGACGCGGTGCCCGTCACGGTCAAGGCAAAGAACGACGGCCAGGCCACCTGGAGCACGGGCGAGGTGATGCTCGGGCTCGTCGGCGGACAGGGCTTCTCGGGCGAGCTGAAGCTCGCGGAGGACGTGGAGCCCGGCGCTACCGGCACCTTCACGGGCACGCTCACCGCGCCGCCGCGCACGGGCCTGTTCCAGCTCGGCTTCGAGGCGCGCTACGACGGCCAGCCGTTCGGCGGCGTGCTGCCGGCCCCGCAAACCGAGGTGACGTGCAGCGACGGCGTCTATTGTAACGGCGCCGAGCGCTTCGTCGCCGGCGCGTGCGTCGCGGGGCCGAACCCGTGCGACGACAGCGCGGATTGCACGACCGACGCCTGCGACGAGGCGACGGACACCTGCAGCCACCAGCTCGGCGCGGGGTGCGCGAAGTGCGTCTCGGATTGCACGCCCGATTGCACGGGCAAGGTGTGCGGCGACAACGGCTGCGGCGGTAGCTGCGGGACGTGCGCGCAGGGCGAGGGCTGCGCCTCCGCCGCGGGCGTCTGCAAGGCCGCGAACCAGCCCGGATCCTGCGCCGACCCATTGCCGCTCCTGCCTGCGGGCACGCCGCTCGTTGGTGTTCATACGATCCAGGGCGACACGACGAACGGCCTGCACCAGGTCGTGCCCACATGCAATTCGACGAGCACGGCGGTCGAGCTCGTGTACACGTTCGAGGTCACCGAGAAGGTGGGCATCGAGGCGCGCGTCTCGGGCTACGACACCGTGCTGCACCTCCGCAAGACCTGCCTCGACGACGGGCCCACGGCCACGGTGGGATGCAGCGACGACGCCTCGCCCCCGGGCGAATACGGCTCGCGCGTCGACGCCGCGCTCGAGCCGGGCACGTATTTCCTCATCGTCGACGGCTTCGACGCCTCGCAGTTCGGCCCGTTCGAGATGCAGGTGAAGATCACGCCGAACGGCTGCGTGCCGCACTGCGACGGACTCTACTGCGGCGACGACGACGGCTGCGGCGGCGATTGCGGTCAATGCGGCGCGGGCTTCGCGTGCGCCGGGGGTCGCTGTCGCCCCGACCCGTGCACGCCCGATTGCAAGGGCAAGCAGTGCGGCGACGACGGCTGCGGCGGGGAGTGCGGGACGTGCGCGGAGGGCTCGCTCTGCGTGCCGGCCACGGCGAAATGCCAGGTCTTCGCCGACTGCAACCACGAGCAGCCCGCGTGCGATCCGCCCTGCGGCGCGGGCGAGTTCTGCGGTGTCGACTGCAGCTGTCACGCGGCGGACGCGAAGATGCCGGACCTCGTGATCGACGAGCAGAGGCTCGCGAACGAGATCCTCTTCGATTCGCTCGACGTGACCGAGTCTTCCTGCGCGTTCATCGAGCAATGCGTGGGCGGCACGGGCACGCGCAAGCTCCTGCGCTTCAGCGTGGAGGCGAAGAACCAGGGCCAGGCGACCTTGACCGTCCCACCGCCGCCCGAGCGGCCCGATCTCTTCATCTTCTCGCCCTGCCACGGGCATTACCACTTCAGCGGCTTCGCCTCGTACGCGCTGCTCGACAAGGAGGGCAAGGAGATCGTGACCGGCCGCAAGCAGGCGTATTGCATGGAGGACACGCAGCAGATCGCATTCGGGCCGAACGTCGGCTGCGACAAGGTCTACAGCTGCGAGGACCAGGGCATCCAGGCGGGCTGGTCGGACCTCTATGGCAACACGCTCGATTGCCAGTGGCTCGACATCACGGACGTGCCGCCGGGCGATTACTCGATCCGCGTGGTGCTGAACCCGGGGCGCACCTTCGAGGAGGTGAGCCTCGACAACAACACGGCCACGGTCCCCGTCAAGATCGAGTAA
- a CDS encoding glycerophosphodiester phosphodiesterase: protein MRFFDGPRPRLFAHRGASGTMPESTLPAFTAALAAGADRLELDVHASADGEVVVFHDDTLDRTTSGAGPVARLRLEEIRALDAGYHLMAPDGSRPFRGRGYRVPTFAEVLEAFPDVPLNIEIKVDDVGLVDAVRRLLERFGAMERVLLAAESGALMEKIRARIPGVVTGMSLPEVLEFMGSAGLPAYRPRGTALQVPVSYAGVPIVTRHFVEAARAAGVEVHVWVINDEAEMDALLDLGVDGIMTDFPELGARVLARRGCRR from the coding sequence ATGCGCTTCTTCGACGGCCCCCGCCCCCGCCTCTTCGCCCACCGCGGCGCCTCGGGCACGATGCCCGAGAGCACGCTGCCCGCCTTCACGGCCGCGCTCGCGGCGGGGGCGGACAGACTCGAGCTCGACGTGCACGCGAGCGCCGACGGCGAAGTGGTGGTTTTTCATGATGATACGCTCGACCGCACGACGAGCGGGGCGGGGCCCGTCGCGCGCCTTCGGCTGGAAGAGATCCGCGCGCTCGACGCCGGATATCACCTCATGGCCCCGGACGGCAGCCGCCCGTTCCGGGGCCGGGGCTATCGCGTGCCCACGTTCGCCGAGGTGCTCGAGGCCTTCCCCGATGTGCCGCTGAACATCGAGATCAAGGTCGACGACGTCGGGCTCGTCGATGCGGTGCGGCGGCTGCTCGAGCGGTTTGGCGCGATGGAACGCGTGCTGCTCGCGGCGGAGTCGGGCGCTTTGATGGAGAAGATCAGGGCGCGCATCCCGGGCGTCGTCACGGGCATGAGCCTGCCCGAGGTGCTCGAGTTCATGGGCAGCGCGGGCCTGCCCGCGTACAGGCCGCGCGGCACGGCATTGCAGGTGCCCGTCTCGTACGCGGGCGTGCCCATCGTGACGAGGCATTTCGTCGAGGCGGCGCGCGCCGCGGGCGTCGAGGTGCACGTCTGGGTGATCAACGACGAGGCCGAGATGGATGCGCTGCTCGACCTCGGCGTGGACGGGATCATGACCGATTTCCCCGAGCTCGGGGCGCGTGTCCTCGCGCGGCGGGGCTGCAGGCGGTGA